The stretch of DNA CGCGGCCGCCTTCACGCCAGGCGCCTTCGACCTGGTTGGCGGCGAGTGCCCCGCCCCAGCGGAAGTTCTCAGGCAGCGCCATGGGTGAGCTCCTTCTCGTTCGCGGCGGCGCTGTTCGCGGCGGCGCTCACGAGCGCGTCGCCGGCGGTCACGGATCCGGTGGCGTGCACGGTTACGGGGTGGTCGGCCGAGTTGACGACGACGACGGGGGTGACCGTGTCGAAGCCGGCGGCGGTGATGGCGGCGAGATCGGCGGTGACGAGCAGTTGCCCGGCCTCGACGCGGTCGCCCTGAGCGACGTGGGCGGTGAACGGCGCACCGTTCAGCTGCACGGTGTCGAGACCGACGTGCACGAGCACCTCGACGCCGTCATCGCCGCGGATGCCGATGGCGTGCTTCGAGTCCTGCAGCGTGGTGACGACGCCCGAGATCGGCGCGCGCACCGCGCCGTCGGTGGGGCGGATCGCGACCCCGTCGCCGAGGATCCCGGCCGAGAAGACGGCGTCGTCGACCGCACTGAGTGCGACGACCTCACCGGTCAGCGGGCTGACGACGCGGGAGTGGACGGGTCCGGTCGCGGCGTCGCCGGGCGCGGGGGAGAGATCCTGCTCCTTCTCGACGCCCGACTCCTTGTTCAGCGCACGGATGGTGCCCGAGTCGGAGTCGCGCCAGAGCAGCGCCGAGACGACGAACGAGACGACGACGGCGATGACGAGGCCGATCGCGGCGTTCACGATGTTCATCGGGTTAAGCGCATCAACGAACATCGAGAAGCTCGCAAGCCCCGGGCTGACGACGGCGAACGCGGCGACCTGCGTGAGTCCGAGGTAGGTACCGGCCGACAGGCTTCCGACGATCACGGCGGCCAGGGTGCGGCGGTTCTGCAGGGTCACACCGTAGAGCGCGGGCTCGGTGATGCCGAACAGCGCCGAGATGCCGCCGGACAGCGCGGTCGCGCGGAGCGTGGTGTTCTTGGTGCGCACGGCGACGGCGAGGTTCGCGCCCGCCTCGCTGAGGTTGTGGGCGAGCGAGGCGACCAGGTAGAAGGGGTCGCGGCCGGTCGCGCCGACGGTGGCGATGGTCGGGGGAATGAACGCCTTGTGCATGCCGACCGAGATGATGAGCGGCAGGATGGCGGCCATCAGGGCGACGGCGACCCAGCCGAGTCCGCTGTACAGGCCGAGCATGGCGCTCGTCAGCAGCGAGCCGAGGAAGTAGCCGAGCGGGCCGAGCAGGAAGATCATGATCGGCGCGACGATGATGAAGCACATTAGCGGCACGAAGAAGGTGCGGATGGGGCTCCACGTGATCTTCATGAAGAAGCGCTCGACACCCCAGAGGGCGAGCACGGCGAGGATCGCGGGGAACACCTGCGCGTTGTAGTTGACGTTCGGCACGGTGAGGCCGAACAGCTGCACGCCGCCCTCCTGCGCGAGCAGGGCGGTGAATGCGGGGAAGACGAGCACGCCGACGAGGCCGAGGGCGACCGGACGGTTGACGTCGAGCTTCTTCGCGCTCGTGTAGGCGACGAGCAGCGGCAGGAAGCCGAACACCGCGTCGGGGATCGCGGACAGCAGGCGGTAGTCGTCGCTGTCGGTCGCGAGCCAGCCGACGGCCGACGCGAGTACGAGCAGCGACTTGAAGATGCCGGCACCCGCGATGGCGGGGATGATCGGCGTGAAGACGCTGACGACGAAGTCCATGATCGCCGAGCCGGTGCGCTTCCAGGAGAACCCGCGCTTCGGGGCCGCAGCGCCGCCGCCGGCCTGGGCGGGGCCGGAGCCGCCGCTGGTGCGCTCCTTCTCGACCGCGCGGTACACGTCGGCGACGGCGGTGCCGACGATGACCTGGGTCTGCGCGCCGGTCACGACGCCGATGACGCCCGGGATCGCCTTGAGGGCGTCGGCGTCGACCTTGGTCTCGTCGTTCAGCGCGAACCGCAGACGGGTCGAGCAGTGGTGGAGGTTCGAGATGTTGGCGGCTCCGCCGACGTTCTCGAGGATCGCTTTCGCGTTCTCCTGCGTGGTCATGGTTCTCCTTGGTGCGGGCGGACATACACGCTCCGATGCGCTCCCGGCGATGCAGTTTCGGGCAATAAAAAAGGACCCGACCGCAAGCGCTTACGCACTCATCGTTCGGATCCTGCCTGCATGACCAGTCACATGTCCGCGGACAGGTTAGACACATGGTCTTGGCGTGCGCAAATCGACACGGGTGCCCGCGGGGGCGTGAAGCTGGGTGCGTTCGAAGGTCGCGGGAGGACTCTGACGTGGTGACGGAGTACCACTGGACCGGTACCGATCCGGCGTCGACCGAACGGCTGAGACTCACGAACGGCGGGTCGCTTCTCGCGCGCTCGGAAGTGGATCGGTCGGGCACCCGGTACCGCTACGAGGTGCGGCTCGACTCCGACTGGACGTTTCGATCGTTGCGGATCGCGATGATCGGCGGTTGCGCGGTGACGCTCGAACACTCGGCGGAGTGCGGGTGGGTGGTGGACGGGACGGTCCGCGATGATCTCGACGGTGCGGTCGACATCGACCTGGTGGTGAGCCCATTCACGAACACGCTGCCGTTGCGGCGGCTCGGGCTCGAGGTGGGGGCGTCGGCGGAGGTGGTGGTCGCGTGGGTCGACGACGACCTGAACGTCCTGCCCGACCCGCAGCGGTACACGCGTCTCGGCGCCGACCGGGTGCTGTTCGAGTCGCTGGACTCCGGGTTCTCGCGCGAACTGCTGGTCGATCCGGATGCGTTCGTCGTCGACTACCCGGGCCTCTTCCACCGCACCGGCTACCGCCCCGTCCGTTGAGCGAAGCGATACGAAGGGGTGCGGCGGCTGCGCTCTCGATACGCTCGTTCCTCGCGGGGGACTCGGTGCGCTTCGCTTACTCGACGACCGAAATCCCGGTCGTCGAGGAGCGACGAAGGAGCGTATCGAGTCCCTGGCGCAAGCGTGCGCCATGGGCCCAGGGTCGAGTAAGCGAAGCGCATCGAGACCATGGGCGCAGGTGGGACTGTCGCCTCCGTATCGCTTCGCTCAACGAGCGGGCTGTTTCCGGTCGTCGAGTAGCGACGAAGGAGCGTATCGAGACGGGTCGAGTAAGCGAAGCGCATCGAGACCATCGCGCCGAGCGCGCTAGCGTCGTCAGGTGCGCATCGACCGTCCCGCCCTCGTCGCCTGGGCGGTCGACGCCGCCCTCGTCGCCGCGTTCGTGCTCCTCGGGCGGCGCAGTCACGGCGAGGACCTCGCCGGATTCGCGACCACCTTCCTGCCCTTCTTCGCCGCGCTGCAGGTCGGCTGGCTCCTCCGCTCCGGACTCGCAGCCACGAGCGTCGCCTCCGGCCTGATCGTGTGGCTCACCACCACCATCCTCGGCCTCCTGCTGCGCCTTGCCACCGGCGACAGCGCCGAGCTGCCGTTCGTGATCGTCACCGTCCTCGTGCTTGGCGTGCTCCTGCTCGGCTGGCGCGCAGCCTGGACCGGAATCCGCCGGCTGTCGCGGTCGCGGGCGTGATCGCGGGCACGCTGAGGCAACGGCCAGGGTCGGCGACGAAGATCGAGGTCCTATGTCGCACCGCCGAACCGCCGTTCCCGCCGCCCGGAAAGAGAAGACCTGCGCGGTCTGCGGGCGCCGCATCGAGTGGCGCAAGAAGTGGGAGCGCTCCTTCGACGAGGTCAAGTACTGCAGCGACTCCTGCCGCCGGTCGAAGCTGACCGAGGCGGACGAACGCTACGAGCGGCGCATCCTCGAGCTGCTGTCGACGCGCGCCGAGTCGGCCACGATCTGCCCCTCGGAGGTGGCCCGGTCGGAGTCGGCCGACGAGTGGCGCGACCTGATGGAGCCGGTGCGCCGCGCCGCCCGCCGACTCGTCGCCCAGGGCGAGGTCGAGATCACGCAGCGCGGCTCGGTGGTCGACCCGTCGACCGCGAAGGGGCCGATCCGCATCCGTCGCGCGCGCCGACCGTGACGGCTCCGGATGCCGGTTAGGGTTGACCGGCCATGGTGAGAC from Herbiconiux sp. L3-i23 encodes:
- a CDS encoding beta-glucoside-specific PTS transporter subunit IIABC encodes the protein MTTQENAKAILENVGGAANISNLHHCSTRLRFALNDETKVDADALKAIPGVIGVVTGAQTQVIVGTAVADVYRAVEKERTSGGSGPAQAGGGAAAPKRGFSWKRTGSAIMDFVVSVFTPIIPAIAGAGIFKSLLVLASAVGWLATDSDDYRLLSAIPDAVFGFLPLLVAYTSAKKLDVNRPVALGLVGVLVFPAFTALLAQEGGVQLFGLTVPNVNYNAQVFPAILAVLALWGVERFFMKITWSPIRTFFVPLMCFIIVAPIMIFLLGPLGYFLGSLLTSAMLGLYSGLGWVAVALMAAILPLIISVGMHKAFIPPTIATVGATGRDPFYLVASLAHNLSEAGANLAVAVRTKNTTLRATALSGGISALFGITEPALYGVTLQNRRTLAAVIVGSLSAGTYLGLTQVAAFAVVSPGLASFSMFVDALNPMNIVNAAIGLVIAVVVSFVVSALLWRDSDSGTIRALNKESGVEKEQDLSPAPGDAATGPVHSRVVSPLTGEVVALSAVDDAVFSAGILGDGVAIRPTDGAVRAPISGVVTTLQDSKHAIGIRGDDGVEVLVHVGLDTVQLNGAPFTAHVAQGDRVEAGQLLVTADLAAITAAGFDTVTPVVVVNSADHPVTVHATGSVTAGDALVSAAANSAAANEKELTHGAA
- a CDS encoding DUF2256 and DUF3253 domain-containing protein, with product MSHRRTAVPAARKEKTCAVCGRRIEWRKKWERSFDEVKYCSDSCRRSKLTEADERYERRILELLSTRAESATICPSEVARSESADEWRDLMEPVRRAARRLVAQGEVEITQRGSVVDPSTAKGPIRIRRARRP
- a CDS encoding DUF3054 family protein, coding for MRIDRPALVAWAVDAALVAAFVLLGRRSHGEDLAGFATTFLPFFAALQVGWLLRSGLAATSVASGLIVWLTTTILGLLLRLATGDSAELPFVIVTVLVLGVLLLGWRAAWTGIRRLSRSRA
- a CDS encoding putative glycolipid-binding domain-containing protein gives rise to the protein MVTEYHWTGTDPASTERLRLTNGGSLLARSEVDRSGTRYRYEVRLDSDWTFRSLRIAMIGGCAVTLEHSAECGWVVDGTVRDDLDGAVDIDLVVSPFTNTLPLRRLGLEVGASAEVVVAWVDDDLNVLPDPQRYTRLGADRVLFESLDSGFSRELLVDPDAFVVDYPGLFHRTGYRPVR